In a single window of the Flavobacterium ammoniigenes genome:
- a CDS encoding GNAT family N-acetyltransferase: protein MNSFEITKIGVEQLVPLQEIGRTTFLHTFSSTDTEENMDIYLNHAFSAEKLTTELENPNSEFYFATQNEVVIGYLKVNFGAAQTEIQDANSVEIERIYVLQDYHGRQVGQLLFEKALAIAKQKKVDFIWLGVWEENHRALRFYTKNGFVAFDSHIFLMGDEAQTDIMMKLEL, encoded by the coding sequence ATGAATTCCTTTGAAATTACAAAAATAGGGGTGGAACAATTGGTTCCCTTACAAGAAATTGGGCGAACAACTTTTTTACATACCTTCTCTTCTACAGATACTGAAGAAAATATGGATATCTATTTGAATCACGCCTTTTCAGCAGAAAAACTCACTACTGAACTTGAAAACCCAAACTCAGAATTTTATTTTGCGACCCAAAACGAAGTCGTAATTGGCTACCTAAAAGTCAATTTTGGGGCTGCACAAACCGAAATTCAAGACGCTAATTCAGTAGAGATTGAACGCATTTATGTTTTACAAGACTACCACGGAAGGCAAGTGGGCCAATTGTTGTTTGAAAAAGCTTTGGCCATTGCCAAACAAAAGAAAGTAGATTTTATCTGGTTAGGCGTTTGGGAAGAAAACCATCGAGCACTTCGGTTCTATACCAAAAACGGCTTTGTGGCTTTCGACAGCCATATTTTCTTAATGGGTGACGAAGCACAAACCGATATTATGATGAAGTTAGAATTATAA
- a CDS encoding DapH/DapD/GlmU-related protein translates to MLAGGIIDKNDPDLPKIWKIVAQTIALSSALNTATDTNQIRTQLSKIIGSTIDTSTIVFVPFHTNFGKHTTIGKNVFINHGCSFLDLGGITIEDDVLIGPKVSLITENHPVDPANRKSLDLAKIVIKKNAWIGAGAIILPGVTVGKNAIVAAGAVVNKDVADNTIVAGVPAKKIKKIKKIN, encoded by the coding sequence ATGTTGGCCGGCGGAATTATTGATAAAAATGATCCGGATTTGCCAAAAATTTGGAAAATAGTGGCGCAAACTATTGCCCTATCTTCGGCTTTGAATACGGCTACAGACACCAATCAAATTAGAACACAATTAAGCAAAATCATTGGCAGTACTATAGATACAAGCACTATTGTTTTTGTGCCCTTTCATACTAATTTTGGCAAGCACACCACCATTGGGAAAAATGTTTTTATCAATCACGGTTGTTCGTTTTTAGACCTGGGCGGTATTACTATTGAAGACGATGTTTTGATAGGACCAAAGGTGAGTTTAATTACCGAAAACCACCCGGTGGATCCGGCGAATCGCAAGTCGTTGGACTTAGCCAAAATTGTCATTAAAAAGAATGCTTGGATAGGAGCAGGTGCGATTATTTTGCCCGGTGTAACCGTTGGCAAAAATGCCATCGTTGCCGCAGGAGCAGTGGTCAACAAAGATGTTGCTGATAATACCATTGTAGCTGGTGTGCCAGCCAAAAAAATCAAAAAAATCAAAAAAATCAATTAA
- a CDS encoding S8 family serine peptidase: protein MKIKVFYSCVFLFFVSFLFGQNNEKLAFPFRHLLEQQANSNKTNAIPSLFAKTASSRLNKTTGKIDQGYNCIIYTQSPEVLKSNGIPVQSIHPTFATAWLNLDQIAKASDLPEVRYIDVTKILKPTNDISVASSGASLLHAGRLDNTVYKGDGVIIAVIDTGIDWDHLDFRNPSDPKKSRILRIWDQTISPIAGENAPVGFSLGVEYTQAQIENEIDGTPAGFVREKDIDGHGTHVTGTAAGNGSALSGKYTGMAPNADIVVVKAGNGSFDTSNIIIALDYLKNLSTSLGKPIVVNMSLGSQYGAHDGTDPLERAIDTFTDTAAGRIVVVASGNDNGDNIHKQLVLAPGGTETITLQVPTTTTTSSTDVFQFTSYGNDTSALSVVVTAPDGTQAVSNAGTSVMNGNGKVYMYNFIDPESGDRKVQVYVTRTTTSTDVAGSWSIAITNSTTSTLTVDGWLDTKGDDYSGMSVTGGDSNYLVTIPGCATKAITVGSYIAKLDWYAASGSGYNYTSGMQDGISAFSSVGPRRDNVIKPNITANGQAAVSCLSSDSTLDANSPYMVVNNLYRIEQGTSMAAPVVAGGVALLLQKKPGATFTEIKNAITTTAIKDAFTGTTENTTWGSGKLDVFKAATSFSYCQPLARTTYNYEQEYGASENFTNNLNGKRAALRFTATSSGLLAGVYFKTVRTQTLTQFTIEIRSVTSNNPGTLLGSFQANPASISKNTWNYLDLSSLLLPITNATDYFIVLVGAASDTFGLGQESTNSNRSVVSTDGTTWTSVPNLRIRPVVYGTPASGVPTLTLSSASSTNNQTLCNGGSITPITYTTTGVTGASFSGLPSGVTGSWTSGQVTISGTPTQSGVFNYSVKINSSCDTATATGTITIGGTPSVSSVTVAAGTTITINGIHFFTGSTPTVTIGGMTTQVTNATNTKITATVPANAIGGNVIVTNSCNLSSTAYSYPYVVPTNISLSSVSIAENNTIGALIGTLSATDADSNDSFTYTLVSGTGSTDNASFTINNTSLKAGIVFNAQTKSSYAIRIRVTDAGGLSFEKAFTITIVGDSDQDGIRNDLDLCPNTPTGVTVDFNGCEIFILPSNNYAVQATATSCVGQQNGAISVSATNTNYIYNVTINGQTGFQLNSGNNFKNQFQNLAPGTYEICITIQGKSNYVQCYTIKVTEPNVLSVTNKMSSSGKQVTYNLSGASSYNITFNGLTQNYTSNSITFDLVSGQNTIAISTDLYCQGQFEDLIFVSDKVAFYPNPVQDILNLYCSGKDSTVTAALKDLSGKHIAMYSKTVPENRMLQFDLKDLTSGLYLLHLKGTNLEETIKIIKK from the coding sequence ATGAAAATCAAAGTATTTTACAGCTGTGTATTTTTATTTTTTGTTTCCTTTTTATTTGGACAAAACAACGAAAAATTAGCCTTTCCTTTTCGGCATTTATTAGAGCAGCAAGCCAATAGCAACAAAACGAATGCGATCCCTTCTTTGTTTGCTAAAACAGCATCGTCTAGACTTAATAAAACTACTGGAAAAATAGACCAAGGGTACAATTGTATTATTTATACTCAATCACCTGAGGTGTTAAAATCTAACGGAATTCCAGTTCAAAGCATTCATCCTACGTTTGCTACTGCATGGTTGAATTTGGACCAAATAGCAAAAGCATCTGATTTGCCCGAGGTACGTTATATCGACGTTACTAAAATATTAAAACCCACAAACGATATTTCTGTAGCATCTAGCGGAGCATCTTTATTACACGCAGGGCGTTTAGACAATACCGTTTATAAAGGTGACGGCGTAATTATAGCAGTTATTGATACTGGAATTGATTGGGATCATTTGGATTTTAGAAATCCATCCGACCCTAAAAAAAGTAGAATTCTACGCATTTGGGACCAAACAATTTCCCCTATAGCAGGAGAAAATGCACCAGTTGGATTTTCATTAGGAGTAGAATATACTCAAGCTCAAATAGAAAATGAAATTGACGGCACTCCAGCAGGATTTGTAAGGGAGAAAGACATTGATGGTCATGGAACACATGTTACAGGAACAGCTGCAGGAAATGGTTCTGCATTGAGCGGTAAGTACACAGGTATGGCCCCAAATGCTGATATCGTGGTTGTTAAAGCCGGTAATGGTTCTTTCGACACTTCAAATATTATTATTGCTCTTGATTACTTAAAAAACTTGTCTACTAGTTTAGGTAAACCTATTGTAGTTAATATGAGTTTGGGTTCGCAATATGGAGCTCATGACGGAACCGACCCGCTTGAACGCGCTATAGATACTTTTACTGATACGGCTGCAGGCCGAATAGTTGTTGTCGCTTCGGGTAATGATAACGGCGATAACATACACAAACAACTTGTTTTAGCACCTGGGGGAACTGAAACGATTACTTTACAAGTACCCACCACTACTACTACAAGTTCAACAGATGTGTTTCAATTTACATCTTATGGCAATGATACAAGTGCACTTAGTGTAGTTGTTACTGCGCCTGACGGTACTCAAGCAGTATCCAATGCCGGTACTTCGGTAATGAATGGTAATGGGAAAGTATATATGTATAATTTCATTGATCCTGAAAGTGGGGATAGAAAAGTACAAGTGTATGTTACACGAACTACAACATCTACAGACGTAGCGGGTTCTTGGAGTATTGCCATTACTAACTCGACAACAAGTACACTAACAGTAGATGGATGGCTAGATACTAAGGGAGATGATTATTCCGGTATGTCGGTAACTGGTGGCGACAGTAATTATTTAGTTACTATTCCTGGTTGTGCTACAAAAGCAATTACAGTTGGGTCGTATATTGCTAAATTAGATTGGTATGCCGCCTCAGGAAGTGGATATAATTACACTTCAGGAATGCAAGATGGGATTAGTGCATTTAGTTCTGTTGGGCCACGAAGAGACAATGTTATTAAGCCGAACATCACAGCCAACGGTCAAGCAGCTGTGTCTTGTTTATCTTCAGATTCTACGCTAGATGCCAATTCTCCATATATGGTTGTCAATAATTTGTATCGCATCGAACAAGGAACAAGTATGGCCGCACCTGTTGTTGCTGGAGGAGTTGCTTTATTGTTACAAAAAAAACCTGGCGCCACCTTCACTGAAATCAAAAATGCAATTACTACTACAGCTATAAAAGATGCCTTTACAGGGACAACAGAAAATACTACTTGGGGTAGTGGTAAGTTGGATGTATTTAAAGCAGCCACCAGTTTTTCGTATTGCCAACCCTTGGCAAGAACAACTTATAATTATGAACAAGAGTATGGCGCTAGTGAAAATTTCACTAATAATTTGAATGGAAAAAGAGCTGCTCTCCGATTTACAGCGACCTCTAGCGGTTTACTAGCTGGGGTTTATTTTAAAACTGTTCGAACACAAACCCTGACTCAGTTTACTATTGAAATACGCTCAGTCACATCAAATAATCCCGGAACATTATTAGGATCCTTTCAAGCAAATCCAGCATCTATTTCAAAAAACACCTGGAATTATTTGGATTTAAGTAGTCTTTTGCTACCGATTACTAATGCTACCGATTATTTTATTGTTTTAGTTGGAGCCGCATCAGATACTTTTGGCTTGGGCCAAGAGTCAACAAATAGTAATCGATCAGTAGTTTCAACAGACGGTACTACTTGGACCTCAGTTCCCAATTTGAGAATACGCCCCGTGGTTTATGGTACTCCTGCTTCTGGAGTTCCTACTTTGACTTTAAGCTCAGCTTCTTCTACGAATAACCAAACATTATGTAACGGGGGATCAATTACACCAATTACATATACCACAACAGGTGTTACGGGGGCTAGTTTTTCAGGCTTGCCTTCAGGTGTCACTGGAAGTTGGACTTCTGGTCAAGTTACCATTAGTGGCACTCCTACCCAATCTGGAGTTTTTAACTATTCGGTTAAAATAAACTCTTCCTGTGATACTGCTACCGCAACAGGGACGATTACAATTGGCGGAACACCTTCGGTATCTAGTGTAACTGTCGCTGCAGGAACTACAATAACAATTAATGGAATTCATTTTTTTACAGGTAGTACACCAACTGTTACAATTGGCGGAATGACCACCCAGGTTACGAATGCTACTAATACTAAAATTACGGCTACTGTTCCAGCAAATGCTATTGGTGGAAATGTAATTGTTACCAATTCATGTAACTTAAGCTCAACTGCCTATTCTTATCCATATGTAGTGCCAACAAATATTAGTTTGTCTTCTGTATCAATAGCTGAAAATAATACTATTGGAGCACTTATCGGCACATTATCAGCTACAGATGCAGATTCAAATGATAGTTTTACTTATACACTTGTTAGTGGTACAGGAAGTACAGATAATGCTAGTTTTACAATAAACAATACTAGTTTAAAAGCGGGAATTGTTTTTAATGCACAAACAAAATCGAGTTATGCCATTCGAATCAGAGTGACAGATGCCGGGGGACTTTCTTTTGAAAAAGCGTTTACAATCACTATTGTTGGCGATTCGGATCAAGACGGAATTCGGAACGATCTCGATCTATGTCCGAATACCCCAACAGGAGTAACTGTAGATTTCAATGGTTGCGAAATTTTTATTTTACCATCAAATAATTATGCCGTTCAGGCAACGGCTACTTCCTGCGTAGGTCAACAAAATGGTGCTATTAGCGTTAGCGCCACTAATACTAATTATATCTATAATGTTACCATAAATGGGCAAACTGGTTTCCAATTGAATTCAGGTAATAACTTCAAAAATCAATTTCAAAACTTGGCACCAGGAACCTATGAAATATGTATTACTATTCAAGGAAAATCTAATTATGTCCAATGTTATACGATTAAGGTAACGGAGCCTAATGTATTGTCTGTAACCAATAAAATGAGTAGTTCGGGTAAGCAAGTTACGTACAATTTGAGTGGAGCAAGCAGCTACAATATCACTTTTAACGGGCTTACACAAAACTATACATCCAATTCCATCACTTTTGATTTAGTTTCTGGACAAAATACCATTGCAATTTCAACCGATTTGTATTGCCAAGGTCAATTTGAAGATCTCATTTTTGTAAGCGATAAAGTAGCATTCTATCCTAACCCAGTGCAGGACATATTGAATTTATACTGTTCAGGCAAAGATTCAACAGTAACAGCTGCGCTAAAGGATCTTTCGGGCAAACACATTGCGATGTATTCAAAAACAGTCCCAGAAAACAGAATGCTTCAATTTGATCTAAAGGATTTAACTAGCGGTTTGTACTTGTTACATTTAAAAGGAACAAATCTAGAAGAAACAATTAAAATAATTAAAAAATAA
- a CDS encoding 3-keto-disaccharide hydrolase, with protein sequence MKTSLRLILLFFCFSFGFSKVSAQEFDANNRLNTDEIAAGWQLLFDGKTTSGWHLYNEGKINSAWNVKNGELVCDPNIEKVERGDLVSDNQYKNFDFSFEWKISEAGNSGVFINVQEAQEFPTAWTTGPEYQLLDNANMPNDYLVDGKHSAGCVYSLSPLLNEVQPKPSGQWNHSRILQQNGVITFWLNGIETGHEDMKTERWKQLIAGSKLGNFPSFGKAIQGKIAFQDWSKGVALRNIKIREIQ encoded by the coding sequence ATGAAAACTTCTTTAAGATTGATTCTGTTATTTTTTTGTTTTTCATTTGGATTCTCTAAAGTATCTGCTCAAGAGTTTGACGCCAATAATAGATTAAACACAGATGAAATTGCTGCAGGCTGGCAACTGCTTTTTGATGGCAAAACCACATCAGGTTGGCATTTGTACAACGAAGGAAAAATCAATTCGGCTTGGAATGTTAAAAATGGCGAACTGGTTTGCGACCCAAATATTGAGAAAGTAGAACGGGGCGATTTAGTATCAGATAATCAATATAAAAATTTTGATTTTAGTTTTGAATGGAAAATTTCAGAGGCAGGCAATAGCGGGGTATTTATTAACGTTCAAGAAGCGCAAGAATTCCCTACCGCCTGGACCACCGGACCGGAATACCAATTATTGGACAATGCTAATATGCCCAATGATTATTTGGTAGATGGGAAGCATTCTGCAGGTTGTGTGTACAGTTTGTCACCTCTATTAAATGAAGTGCAACCTAAACCATCAGGACAATGGAATCATTCTCGAATTTTGCAACAAAATGGCGTGATTACATTTTGGTTAAACGGCATTGAAACCGGTCACGAAGACATGAAAACTGAACGTTGGAAACAATTAATTGCGGGAAGCAAATTAGGTAATTTCCCTTCTTTTGGAAAGGCAATTCAAGGTAAAATTGCCTTTCAAGATTGGTCAAAAGGAGTGGCTTTACGCAATATTAAAATCAGAGAAATACAATAA
- a CDS encoding amidohydrolase, whose translation MKKITVLTVILLFSEVVLAQKTNSVLADLSAKKEKYGAIAQQIWGFAEIGYQEEKSVALLQETLRNEDFIITKGVAGIPTAFIAEYGEGLPVIAILGEYDALPGLSQEAIAEKKSAGKAAGHACGHHLFGTASTAAAIEVKNWLKANHKKGTIRFYGCPAEEGGSGKVYLVREGLFNDVDAALHWHPADANDANPGSALANKSAKFRFYGVASHAGMAPEKGRSALDGVEAMDMMVNMMREHIPSDARIHYVITNGGKAPNVVPDFAEVYYYVRHGNRKMVVDIFDRITKAAEGAALGTGTTMKYELIGGTHELLPNTTLQKIMYTNLVKVGGVQYTEAEKEFGKQIIQSLGIENGDLSKAAVIQPYKNLDPSFGSTDVGDVSFTVPTAGMGSATWVPGTPAHSWQAVAAGGTDIGNKGMMVAAKTIALTAIDLFLHPDQIVKAKAELEEKRGKDFKYTPLLGDRKPALDYRK comes from the coding sequence ATGAAAAAAATTACCGTTCTTACCGTTATATTATTATTTTCAGAAGTTGTTTTGGCTCAAAAAACAAATTCTGTTTTAGCAGATCTTTCGGCTAAAAAGGAAAAATATGGGGCCATTGCACAACAAATATGGGGATTTGCCGAAATAGGATACCAAGAAGAAAAAAGTGTAGCTCTATTACAAGAAACTTTACGAAATGAAGACTTCATAATTACTAAAGGCGTGGCAGGAATTCCAACTGCTTTTATTGCTGAATATGGCGAGGGATTACCGGTAATCGCCATTTTGGGTGAATACGATGCGCTTCCTGGTCTTTCTCAAGAAGCAATAGCCGAAAAAAAATCGGCAGGAAAAGCCGCAGGACATGCTTGCGGTCATCACTTGTTTGGAACCGCTTCTACAGCGGCAGCAATTGAAGTGAAAAATTGGCTAAAAGCCAATCATAAAAAAGGAACTATTCGCTTTTACGGATGCCCAGCTGAAGAAGGTGGTTCAGGAAAAGTATACTTAGTTCGCGAAGGCTTATTTAATGATGTAGATGCCGCCTTACATTGGCATCCAGCCGATGCTAATGATGCCAATCCAGGTTCGGCTTTGGCCAATAAATCAGCTAAGTTTCGATTTTATGGTGTAGCCTCACATGCTGGAATGGCACCCGAAAAAGGGCGCTCTGCCTTAGATGGTGTAGAAGCTATGGACATGATGGTGAATATGATGCGCGAACACATTCCATCGGATGCTAGAATCCATTATGTAATTACTAATGGCGGAAAAGCACCTAATGTAGTCCCTGATTTTGCCGAAGTATATTATTATGTACGTCATGGCAATCGAAAAATGGTTGTCGATATATTTGACCGTATCACTAAAGCTGCCGAAGGAGCTGCATTAGGAACAGGAACTACAATGAAATACGAATTGATAGGGGGTACCCACGAATTACTCCCTAACACTACGCTTCAAAAAATAATGTATACTAATTTGGTTAAAGTGGGCGGGGTTCAGTATACTGAAGCAGAGAAAGAATTCGGAAAGCAAATTATTCAATCCTTAGGAATAGAAAACGGCGATTTGAGTAAAGCGGCTGTAATTCAGCCCTACAAAAATTTGGATCCAAGTTTTGGTTCAACCGATGTAGGCGATGTGAGTTTTACTGTTCCAACTGCTGGAATGGGAAGTGCTACTTGGGTACCAGGAACTCCAGCTCATAGCTGGCAGGCTGTTGCAGCTGGCGGAACTGATATAGGAAACAAAGGAATGATGGTCGCTGCCAAAACGATTGCACTAACCGCAATTGATTTGTTTTTACACCCAGATCAAATTGTCAAAGCGAAAGCCGAATTGGAAGAAAAAAGAGGAAAAGATTTTAAATATACTCCACTTCTAGGCGACCGAAAACCTGCCTTAGATTACAGAAAATAA
- a CDS encoding helix-turn-helix domain-containing protein, whose translation MEMLAPFFGLFTSFILFYYRKDFNRSNLYLALFYLCSNLIVLVYFGLHFSKNPFWEGVFFVQFMPLSFVIGPLLFFYVKYAVAENKTIKPLEYLHFIPAVIVVFISLPYTTLPFSEKVKIAHHIQAVTQDYDFKISIFSLKQMMFIRPMHLFLYCILSLMYFKKATKKRLESFGALPSNHWIIERWIYLLIGLQLFISTYCFLDSYTGFILKNDLGIFKYKNYFRAVGSTFFMQNILLFLFPKILFDSISYPDVSLAKNRAAQIKKEKSPEINQTIAAQLENYMVTSPYTMPGFNLSKMAVDLQLSERVLSNYFNTELAISFSEWKNNQRIDYACKMIAEGKAEKLTVEGISQNVGFSSRSKFIDAFKERKGVVPSTYIKQFS comes from the coding sequence ATGGAAATGCTTGCGCCATTTTTTGGACTGTTTACTTCGTTTATTCTGTTTTATTACAGAAAAGACTTTAATCGGTCTAATTTGTATTTAGCCCTGTTTTATTTGTGTAGTAACCTCATCGTTTTGGTCTATTTTGGTTTGCATTTTTCAAAAAATCCGTTTTGGGAAGGGGTGTTTTTTGTTCAATTCATGCCTTTGTCGTTTGTCATTGGGCCGCTATTATTTTTTTATGTCAAATATGCTGTCGCCGAAAATAAAACTATTAAACCTTTAGAATATTTGCATTTTATTCCCGCAGTAATAGTTGTTTTTATTAGTTTGCCTTATACCACATTGCCATTTTCCGAAAAAGTAAAAATTGCACATCATATTCAAGCCGTAACGCAAGACTATGATTTTAAAATTTCTATTTTTTCTTTAAAACAAATGATGTTTATTCGTCCAATGCATTTGTTTTTGTATTGCATCCTCAGCTTGATGTACTTTAAAAAAGCAACGAAAAAAAGACTTGAAAGTTTTGGAGCGCTTCCGTCTAATCATTGGATTATTGAACGATGGATCTATTTATTAATCGGTCTTCAATTATTTATTTCAACGTATTGTTTTTTAGATTCCTATACTGGATTTATTTTAAAAAATGATTTAGGAATATTTAAATACAAAAATTATTTCAGAGCCGTTGGAAGTACTTTTTTTATGCAAAACATTTTACTGTTTTTGTTTCCAAAAATCCTATTCGATTCTATTTCTTATCCCGATGTCTCTTTGGCAAAAAATAGGGCCGCTCAAATAAAAAAAGAAAAGTCTCCTGAAATTAATCAAACCATTGCTGCCCAATTAGAAAATTATATGGTAACATCTCCTTACACTATGCCTGGATTTAATTTATCCAAAATGGCAGTTGATTTACAGTTATCCGAAAGGGTGTTATCCAACTATTTTAACACTGAACTTGCTATTTCATTTAGCGAATGGAAAAATAATCAACGTATTGATTATGCCTGCAAAATGATCGCCGAAGGAAAAGCTGAAAAACTGACCGTAGAGGGGATTTCTCAAAATGTCGGATTTTCTTCTAGATCAAAATTTATCGATGCCTTTAAAGAACGTAAAGGAGTAGTTCCTTCAACTTATATTAAACAATTTAGTTAA